The genomic DNA ACAAAAAAAATTGCAGATTCGCTTAAAAATTTAATGAATGGAATAATCTTTTTTACATCACAGATATCATCGATATTTTGAATTAATGAGTTTACAGATTTCTTATTTAGTAATGAAGCAAATGATGAAATTATAAATAAAATGAAAAATTTTATTGAAGTAGTAGCTAAAAATATTGATTCCAAAATTAAAGGTGTAGAAATAAAGAGAGTAATTCAAAATCAAACTAAAACTTTTGCTTTTGATTTTATTTTAAATGATAATCAATTAATACCTTATTATGCAATATCAGAAGGTACTTGAAAAATTATTGGAATGTTTGTTAGGTTATATTTATTAAAATTAAATAAGAGAAACTATTGATACTTTTTATTTGATGAAATAGATAATTCTTGACATCCAAATTTAACAAGAATTTTCTTAAGACTAATAAAGTCTAATTTATTTGAAAATACAGTATTTTTATTAACATTTCATAATCCATATATTGCAGAAGAAATTAGGCAAGATAGTTTATATTTAATTCTTCAAAATCAGGAAGTATCAAATTGAATTGATCAAATAAAAATTTTTAATGAGGGTAAAAATAATAAAACACTTAGATTATCAACTAATTTTGCAAATAAATATTTGGATGAAGTTATTTGTTCTGGTCCTGAAAACTTTAAAGCTGATACAATTTTTGAATTATTTGATAAGGAATAAAATTGATTATGCTTTTAATTATATGCTTTGAATCATATGAACCAGTTACAGAAAAAAATGTTTTTAATAAATTAAGACAAAAAGATGAAATTTTAGAAAAACTTGATTGAAAAGATGTTATTTTTCATTCATTTCAATTAAAAGATTATCAAAATGAAAAGGTTATTGATAGACTAAAAACTAGTCTTTTCTCAATACCACATTATGCAAAACCTAAAAAATTTAATCGTGTTTTATTATTACTAGACAATGATGTTAAAGAAATAATAAATAAATTTTTATTATTGAAGTCAAAAATAATTAAGAGTTTAGAAGAATTATTTATTAAAGCAAAGGGAAATATTCATCATATAAATATACCTGAAAATCAAAGTTTTGAGTATTTTTTATCACTTTTTTGTCAAGATAAAAAAATAGATTTTTCTAAGAAGGTTTGAGAAACTCATAAATCTAGTTCCTCTAATATTCCAGACAAAATATGAACTATGGAAAGATTAGATATTTTTGAAAAGAATTTAAAAAAATATAGTAAGGATACAAATTGAAGATTAATATTTAAAAATGAGAAATAATTTTATCAAATATAATATTTGATAAAATTTTTTTATATTTTTGTTATAATTTTATATATAAATATAAAAAAGAAGTGGAAACAAATATGGATGAAAATCTCTTAAGTTCTGATAAGGAACTTGAAAAAAAATTAGAAACAAATATCAAAAAGGGTTTAACTACTGAAGAAGTTTTAGAAAAACAACAAAAGTTTGGGAAAAATGAACTTCCAAAAGGTAAAATTACACCTTGATATTTAATATTTTTAAAAACTCTAGTAGAGCCAATTTTATTAGTATTAATGGGTGCTGCAGTTATTTCAATTATTGCACCAATAATATCTAATAAGGGTCACATTGAAGCATCTGAATTTATTGATGCAATTGTTATTTTTTCAATTGTTTTAATTGATGCTATTTTAGAAACGGTACAAACAATTAAAGCACGAAAGTCAATGGATGCTTTGAAATCACTTTCTAAACCAAAAACCGTTGTTATTAGAAATGATATGCAACAAGAAATTGATGCATCAGAATTAGTACCAGGTGATATTGTTGTTTTAGAAGCTGGTAAATATGTGCCAGCAGAGTTAAGAATTATTGAAGCAAATGACTTATCAATAGATGAATCAATTTTGACAGGTGAGTCAGTACCTGTTCAAAAGACTCATTTAGCTTTAAAAGAATCAACAACAATTTTAGCTGATATGAAAAATATAGCATTTATGTCAACCTTTACAACATCAGGAAGAGCTATTGGATTAGTTATTAGAACTGGAGTTGAAACTGAAATTGGAAAAATTGCTAAATCAATTAATGAAAATGAAGAGGAATCAACACCTTTAGAAAAAAAATTAAATTCTTTTACTTATTGAATAAGTGGTTTGAGTTTTATTTTAGCGATTCTAATTTTTACAACATTATTTTTCAGTGGTGATCAAAAAGCATGAGCAAATTATTTAATGGTGGCAATTACATTAGCAATTGGAGTTATTCCAGAATGTTTAGCTGCAGTTGTTTCAATTACTTTAAGTATTAGTACTAAAAAAATGGTTAAGCAAAATGTTATTATTAAGAAACTCCAGGCGGTTGAAACCTTGGGTAATGTTAATTTTATTTGTACTGATAAAACGGGAACTTTAACTCAAAATAAAATGACAGTTAAAAAGATGATTATGGATAATAAAGTTATTGCTTCAAAGGAATATGCTAAAGAGAAAAATGATAAACATATGGACCTCTTTTTAAAAGCATTAGTTTTATGTAATGATTCAGTTACAGAAGGTAATGAAAGAATTGGTGATCCAACAGAGTTGGCACTTGTCGATTTTGCTGAAACAATAGGCTATGATGAACAAGATTCACGTGATGTTTGACAAAGAATTGATGAAATGCCTTTTGACAGTGAAAGAAAAATGATGACTACTGTTAATAAAATTAACAAAGTAAATACAACCTTTACAAAAGGTGCAATTGATCAATTATTGCAAAGATGTACCAAAATAATGGTGGATAATGTCTTAAGAAATATTACAGAAGAAGATAAAAAAATGTTATTAGAAGCAGCAACAGAGCTTTCAAAAGATGCTTTAAGAGTTTTAGCATTTGCATATCATTTAAACTATGATAAATTAAAAGATAAAAATAACTTGGAACAAGATTTAGTATTTTTAGGTGCTGTTGGAATGATAGACCCTGTTAGAGAAACTGCAGTTAATGCAGTTAGATTAGCTCATGAGGCTGGAATTGAAGTTGTAATGATAACAGGTGATCATGCTGTCACTGCTCTTGCTATTGCAAGAGATTTAGATTTAGCACATTCAGAATATGAAGTTATGAGTAGTAATACTTTAAATCAATTAGATGACAAACAGTTATTAAGAGTAATTGAACAAATAAAAGTATTTGCTAGAGTAAATCCTGAACATAAAGTAAGAATTGTGGATGCTTTAAAACAAAAGGGTAATATTGTTTCAATGACAGGTGATGGGGTTAACGATGCACCAAGTTTAAGTAAAGCTGATATTGGTGTTGCAATGGGAATTACGGGAACTGATGTTGCTAAACAAGCAAGTGATATTATTTTAACTGATGATAACTTTGAAACAATAATTAAAGGTGTTAATGAAGGTAGAAACGTTTATCAAAAAATTAAAAGAGCAATTGCTTTTGTTATTGGAGTTAATTTAGCTAATGTTTTAGCAATATTTATTCTTTCAGTAATTAATACAGTTTCTCCATTAGAAGCTACAAATATCTTATGAATGAATTTAATTGTTGAATCAATTATTGCTTTATCAATGGGTATGGGTTCAAATGATCCAACTTTAATGAAAATAAAGCCAGTTAAAGGTAAGAATTCATTATTTAAAGGTTTAGGTTATACCTTATTTAAAATAATCTTATTTACAACAATTGCTTCAATTGGAGCATACTATTTTGGAATGATGTTTGTAACAGATGATTATTTAAAAGAAATTTTAGGTGATAATTATAACCTAAGCTGACATCAAGCGTTAAGAAGTAATGATTTTAGTGTTGAACAAAAAATTAAAATTGGAAATTTTGGAAGAACTGCAATGTTTGTAACAATAACTTGTGCTCCATGTTTCTATGCAAACTTTATAAAATTATCAAATTGAAAATCTGATAAAAAAGTAAATTTAATAGTTAATAAACCTTTATGAATTGCAAGTATGTCAGCAGTATTAGTTAATTTAGCTGTAATTATGATTCCTGGATTTAATGAGAAAATATTAAATCTTGCATCAATTAGTAGTTACAATAGCAGCAATTGATACCTAATTTTAGGAGCACTTGCAATATCACTTATTCCAGTATTGTTTATGTTATTGTTAGATGGAATAACATTTGGAATTTATCATTATAGACCAGATCCTTGAAGAAGAAATAGAATTTTAGCTCAAGAATTGGTAGAAATTGATATTCAAAAAGAAAAACAAAAGAGAAGAAGTAAGAAAAAATCAAATTAGTACTAAAATTATTAAAAATTCCTAAACTCATTTATTTTAAATGAGTTTTTTTTATTTGATTGTACAATTAAATAAATTAGAAAAAAGTGTTCTATTAAGCAATATTTAACACTTTTTAATTTTTAAAAAAGTTTTTAAGTTTTCTCAATTTAAGTACAAAAATCAAGAAAAATGAGTTAAAAAGGTTAAATTACATAAAAATATTTTATTTTTAATAAAATATTTTTATGTAATTTAATTTTGAATTTATCATAGATTTTTAACACTTATATAACCCTTTAAAATGGGACTTTTATAAGTGTTATTTTTTATGTTATTTTTTTAAATAGATAAAATTCAAAAAAGTCAAGTCAAATTATACTCATCAATAAATTGTTATACCTTTTTTAAAGGAGTATATTTTTTGTAAGCCTATTTTTAAATAGATATTTTTTTTTATTAAAATTAGGTGGAAAAATAATTAGCTTTACTTTATGAGTTATTTTATTTTTTTAAGTTAAAAGGGGATAAGAAATTTAGAGAAGGGTTTATCAAAATGAAACAGAAATTCAAAAATTTTCTTAATGAGAAATTGAAATTGAAAATAATAATTTCATCATCGATAGTTGGCTTTTTATTTCTATTTAGTTTTTTGATGGTTGTTCCAGGATTAGGAATTGAATCAAAAAAGTTTATTAATAGCATTGAAAAGCAAATAAAAATCATAATGCCTAAAGGTATGTATGTAATTGATGGTCAAGATGTAGTTTATGAACAAGTAATGAATACAGCTATTAAAAGTGCATACACAAGTGATGCACTTTCAACAATCAATTATTATGAAGATAGTAATTATGCTGTTAAAAAAGAAGACTACATTAATTTTTCAAATGAATGATTTGAAAAAAGATGAGGTGATGATATTAGAAATCAAAGAGATGTTGATTTATACGAATTAGGAATGGACTTAATTAAATTTGATCAAGCAGTTGCTACAAAGTTTTTAAGTTATGGTTATGTTCATCCAGGAATTCAGTGAATGTTTAAAAATGGAGGATTAAAGGAAATTTTTTCTTCTCAATTTTATGAACAAGCAAAAAGAGATCAAACAATTATTAATCAAGAAACTTATGATTCTTGAATGAAATATGAGGGTCCTGGATTAAATGGAATTAAAGTAGAAAAAAGTTTAGGAACAATGATAGTAAATAATAAAGTTTGATTTTTAAATAGACAAATTGAAAATATAAAATTTGGTTTGAATATTTTAGGACATAGTATTTTTAAAAATAAAGAGTTAAACGAAAATAATATGTCAAAGACAAAAGTCACTTTTGATGAATTATCTTATCCATTTTTTACAGAGACTTTAAAAGTTCTAAGAACTGGAATTATTATATTTTTTATTTTTTTAGGAATTGTTTTACCAATTTATACAGCATTTTTAACTATCTGAATAATCAATTTAAAGAAAGGAAATAAATAAGTATGAAAAAACTATTAGCAATTCTTTCGTCAGTTAGTTTACTAACAGTTTCTACATCAGCAGTAGTATCATGTATACCAACAGCAACTGAAATTAATTTTGATTTCGATAAAAATATTGGAACTCAATTTGATACTAGATTTGCAAAAGATACAAGTGACGATAAATCTAACCATAAAGGTTTTTCAAACTTTTTTACACTAGGCGATTCATTGAGTGATCAAGGTGGTTTGCAAACTGTTGGAAAAGATCAATTTAATATTGAAATTAAAATGTCAGGACAATATGTTGGAGGATTTAGTAATGGATTAACAACAGCCGCTCTGATAAATGAAGAACTAAACTTTTCAAAAGAAGAATTTAAATCTTCAAATTTAATTCATAAGCCTGATATTGAATTAAATGGAGAAAAAGTATGAGGAAAAAATTATTCTGTTGGAGGAGCAACAGCATATGATTCATCAGGAGCAACAGCTTTATTATTGGGAAATACGGGGATTTATAAGCAAGCACAAGCTCTTGTAGAACAACAAAAAATTCACGAGGATGACTTATTTTTAGTGGAAATAGGTGGAAATGATATGTTTGCAATATTAGATAATCTAAATAACTCAAATAAGCGAGAAGAAATTATGCAGAGTGCTTTATTAAATATTAAAAATGCTCTTTATACTTTACTAAATAATGGAGCTAAAAAAATGGTTTTTTTATCTCCTCCAGATATGACGTTAATTCCAAGATATTATAAGGCTAATCAAACTAATAAAGAAATAATTAAAATGATTGGTGATGATTTTAATTATGAAATTTCAAAAATTATTAAAAAGGCTAATAAAATGTTTAATGATTCAATTTTGTTTTTTGACCTTTATACAAGATTTGGTGAAATTACACAAGAATTTCAAAACTCAGGACCTAATAAAAATATTACAGAAGAGTTATGTGATTCAACCTCACCAGATTTAAGTGGAATTGATTTAACTAATTTTGAATTAAAAGCAACTGTAAAACCAGAAAATGTGGGCAAAGAAGAAGACTTTTTCTTCTTAGATTATGTTCATCCAACAAAAAATGGACATAAATTTGCTAAAAAAATTATTTTTAATGAAATTGAATCAAAATGAAATGAAGAATAAAATAGAAAAGAGATGAATTTTAAAATGAAAAAATTATTAAGTTTAATAGGAGCCATGACATTAATGGCTTCGCCAATTGGAGCTGTTGTAGCGTGTGGAAATAAAAATGCAAAGGAAGAAGAAAAACCTGATAAAGTTGAAGACAACTTTGAAACTGCAGAAAGACAAGATACAATCTCAAAATTAATGTCTCAATATGCAAAATCACTTTATTTAAATCAAAATGAATTATCTGATGGTGAAACACATTTTAGTTCAAAATATATGATGGAAAATAATGTAAAAAATGAATACTTAAAAACACTTAATCTAACTGATTTTAATGAATCAGAAGGTGTAGAAGGTAATGGTAAGTTTTATAAAGTTGCAGATAAGTATTTTAATACAAATGACTTATTAGCATCTGACTTGAAAATATCTGATAATGTTTATCAAGATTATGTTCTAGATCCAAGTGCACCTGATGAAGGAATTGTTGATATTGTTAAAAATACATTACCTACAATATTATCACTATTATCAGATCCCACAACTTTACAACAATTATTAGGAGTAGTTGCAAGTAATCCTTCAATGATAGGGTCAATTATTTCTCCTGATTTACTTAAAACTTTAGGAAAAGTTTTAAATCAAGATA from Spiroplasma endosymbiont of Cantharis nigra includes the following:
- a CDS encoding ATP-binding protein yields the protein MKTLIKSLKFSGYKAFEKEVLINFETNKNKYNFKESVRDFKTQDGVFHYNNHLGFIGPNASGKTSILTILKLYRVFLEQGVNGLKSGLFNPFTGNLDPITVALNKHDFNKNSDYLKIELELVNEEFIIKHQIKIKNNFKFSEEVDIKKTKNKNMIWENIFKKEFDDDIDFISYSNFINSSSNNNIAKLEKKEETKKIADSLKNLMNGIIFFTSQISSIFWINEFTDFLFSNEANDEIINKMKNFIEVVAKNIDSKIKGVEIKRVIQNQTKTFAFDFILNDNQLIPYYAISEGTWKIIGMFVRLYLLKLNKRNYWYFLFDEIDNSWHPNLTRIFLRLIKSNLFENTVFLLTFHNPYIAEEIRQDSLYLILQNQEVSNWIDQIKIFNEGKNNKTLRLSTNFANKYLDEVICSGPENFKADTIFELFDKE
- a CDS encoding cation-translocating P-type ATPase — encoded protein: MDENLLSSDKELEKKLETNIKKGLTTEEVLEKQQKFGKNELPKGKITPWYLIFLKTLVEPILLVLMGAAVISIIAPIISNKGHIEASEFIDAIVIFSIVLIDAILETVQTIKARKSMDALKSLSKPKTVVIRNDMQQEIDASELVPGDIVVLEAGKYVPAELRIIEANDLSIDESILTGESVPVQKTHLALKESTTILADMKNIAFMSTFTTSGRAIGLVIRTGVETEIGKIAKSINENEEESTPLEKKLNSFTYWISGLSFILAILIFTTLFFSGDQKAWANYLMVAITLAIGVIPECLAAVVSITLSISTKKMVKQNVIIKKLQAVETLGNVNFICTDKTGTLTQNKMTVKKMIMDNKVIASKEYAKEKNDKHMDLFLKALVLCNDSVTEGNERIGDPTELALVDFAETIGYDEQDSRDVWQRIDEMPFDSERKMMTTVNKINKVNTTFTKGAIDQLLQRCTKIMVDNVLRNITEEDKKMLLEAATELSKDALRVLAFAYHLNYDKLKDKNNLEQDLVFLGAVGMIDPVRETAVNAVRLAHEAGIEVVMITGDHAVTALAIARDLDLAHSEYEVMSSNTLNQLDDKQLLRVIEQIKVFARVNPEHKVRIVDALKQKGNIVSMTGDGVNDAPSLSKADIGVAMGITGTDVAKQASDIILTDDNFETIIKGVNEGRNVYQKIKRAIAFVIGVNLANVLAIFILSVINTVSPLEATNILWMNLIVESIIALSMGMGSNDPTLMKIKPVKGKNSLFKGLGYTLFKIILFTTIASIGAYYFGMMFVTDDYLKEILGDNYNLSWHQALRSNDFSVEQKIKIGNFGRTAMFVTITCAPCFYANFIKLSNWKSDKKVNLIVNKPLWIASMSAVLVNLAVIMIPGFNEKILNLASISSYNSSNWYLILGALAISLIPVLFMLLLDGITFGIYHYRPDPWRRNRILAQELVEIDIQKEKQKRRSKKKSN
- a CDS encoding SGNH/GDSL hydrolase family protein produces the protein MKKLLAILSSVSLLTVSTSAVVSCIPTATEINFDFDKNIGTQFDTRFAKDTSDDKSNHKGFSNFFTLGDSLSDQGGLQTVGKDQFNIEIKMSGQYVGGFSNGLTTAALINEELNFSKEEFKSSNLIHKPDIELNGEKVWGKNYSVGGATAYDSSGATALLLGNTGIYKQAQALVEQQKIHEDDLFLVEIGGNDMFAILDNLNNSNKREEIMQSALLNIKNALYTLLNNGAKKMVFLSPPDMTLIPRYYKANQTNKEIIKMIGDDFNYEISKIIKKANKMFNDSILFFDLYTRFGEITQEFQNSGPNKNITEELCDSTSPDLSGIDLTNFELKATVKPENVGKEEDFFFLDYVHPTKNGHKFAKKIIFNEIESKWNEE